Proteins from a single region of Sporosarcina sp. P33:
- the flgL gene encoding flagellar hook-associated protein FlgL, translating into MRVTQSMLSQNMLRNLSSSYNKMGKLQEQLNTGKKVNRPSDDPVVVMKSLGYGMQVNRVEQYQKNLGEVNNWLDSSDDAMDGVGQVLHRARELATNAANSGTVTANDREMIKIELEQLQEQLQDFANTKVGDKHIFSGKMTDKPLFDKNAGGYQSGASFKENVSIEVFDGVDLRVSTNASDLFNNINQLFTDIKNDTDDKYDFSAAIEEIDGLLDDVLMKRADIGARSNRAELMENRLMMQEGAAKKQRSENEDIDYEKTITDLITSESIHRATLSVGARIIQPSLTDFLR; encoded by the coding sequence ATGCGCGTAACACAATCAATGCTTTCCCAAAACATGCTGCGCAACTTATCAAGCAGCTATAATAAAATGGGAAAACTGCAGGAACAGCTGAATACAGGGAAAAAAGTGAACCGACCGTCAGATGATCCAGTCGTCGTCATGAAAAGCCTTGGCTATGGGATGCAGGTTAACAGAGTCGAGCAATATCAGAAAAACTTAGGCGAAGTCAATAACTGGCTCGACAGTTCGGATGATGCGATGGATGGGGTAGGACAAGTCCTTCACCGCGCCAGGGAATTAGCCACAAATGCCGCGAATTCAGGTACGGTGACTGCGAATGACCGGGAAATGATCAAAATTGAATTAGAGCAACTGCAAGAGCAGCTGCAAGACTTCGCGAATACGAAAGTCGGCGATAAACATATATTCAGCGGGAAAATGACGGACAAACCATTATTTGACAAAAACGCAGGCGGTTATCAATCGGGCGCATCTTTTAAAGAAAATGTATCCATTGAAGTATTTGATGGCGTAGACTTGCGTGTCAGTACGAATGCATCGGATCTGTTTAATAATATCAATCAATTGTTCACTGATATAAAAAATGACACGGACGACAAGTATGACTTCAGTGCCGCAATTGAAGAAATTGATGGGCTGCTGGACGATGTGTTAATGAAACGTGCAGATATAGGAGCTCGGTCCAACCGTGCAGAGCTTATGGAGAATCGTCTGATGATGCAGGAAGGTGCGGCGAAAAAGCAGCGTTCTGAAAACGAAGATATCGACTATGAAAAAACGATTACGGATTTGATTACTTCAGAGTCAATCCACCGGGCTACATTATCGGTAGGGGCGCGTATTATCCAGCCTTCATTGACGGATTTCTTG
- the flgK gene encoding flagellar hook-associated protein FlgK, whose translation MRSTFMGLETSKRGLYTQQSALYTTGHNIGNANTPGYSRQRVNMQATSGFPGVGLNAGTVPGFLGTGVEAGSIQRIRDTFVDHQYRSEANKLGYWESRTKAIAQMEDVLGEPSEYGLQQSLSDFWQSLQTLASSPENGGARAVVVERGVAVADSFNYISKSIAEIKTNLGDEINVSAVNINSILGQITELNRQIADVEPNGYLPNDLYDARDGLLDQLSTYLPIEVSYEKTGGRAPAIAEGTVTIKIMTNDKPITVLQKNTFSNISINGKNETTGEMPKEITGFTCNGAPAGGAELSVADMKKSGELKSLVESYGYKETADGPVKGMYPDMLAKLDKMATAFATEFNKIHQGDPANGVYATDLDGKPGEEFFKVIDGTKPISASNIKVNENIISNPNKVAASTSKPVDSTDPTTNPEVGNGQNAQNLGNALFNKLAALGGSSVQGYFAQAIGQLGVAGQQAVKMAENSGTLLLSVSNRRDSISSVSLDEEMTDMIRFQQAYNASARMITVMDEALDKIINGMGTVGR comes from the coding sequence TAGGACTGAACGCAGGAACGGTGCCCGGATTTCTCGGGACAGGCGTTGAAGCGGGAAGCATTCAGCGGATTCGTGATACGTTTGTTGATCATCAGTACCGCAGTGAGGCGAATAAATTGGGGTACTGGGAATCACGTACTAAAGCGATTGCGCAGATGGAAGATGTCTTAGGAGAACCTTCTGAATACGGTCTGCAGCAATCCCTCAGCGACTTCTGGCAGTCATTGCAGACACTTGCATCTAGCCCGGAAAACGGCGGGGCCCGTGCTGTCGTAGTAGAACGCGGTGTGGCGGTAGCTGACTCATTCAACTATATCTCCAAGTCCATAGCTGAAATTAAAACGAATCTCGGAGATGAAATTAATGTCTCTGCCGTTAATATTAACTCGATACTCGGGCAAATTACGGAACTGAACAGACAAATCGCAGACGTCGAACCCAATGGCTATTTGCCTAATGATCTGTACGATGCCCGCGATGGGCTGCTCGATCAGCTGTCTACTTATTTGCCGATTGAAGTCAGCTATGAAAAGACTGGCGGACGTGCACCGGCAATTGCTGAAGGCACAGTCACAATAAAAATCATGACAAATGATAAACCGATCACAGTACTGCAAAAAAATACATTCTCCAATATCTCGATCAACGGGAAAAACGAAACAACCGGAGAAATGCCGAAAGAAATTACAGGCTTTACATGTAACGGGGCACCTGCCGGAGGCGCAGAACTTTCAGTGGCAGATATGAAGAAAAGCGGAGAATTAAAATCGCTGGTGGAATCGTATGGCTACAAAGAAACGGCTGACGGGCCTGTAAAAGGAATGTATCCGGACATGCTTGCGAAACTGGACAAGATGGCTACTGCATTTGCGACGGAGTTTAATAAGATTCATCAAGGTGACCCTGCCAATGGGGTGTATGCGACAGATTTAGACGGAAAACCAGGAGAAGAGTTTTTCAAGGTCATTGATGGAACGAAGCCGATATCTGCCAGTAATATTAAAGTGAATGAAAATATTATTAGCAATCCGAATAAAGTGGCGGCTTCTACGTCAAAACCAGTGGACAGCACCGATCCAACAACTAATCCTGAAGTAGGTAACGGACAAAACGCCCAAAACCTAGGGAATGCACTATTTAATAAACTGGCAGCACTTGGCGGTTCAAGTGTGCAAGGATACTTCGCCCAAGCGATCGGCCAGCTCGGAGTGGCAGGACAGCAAGCCGTAAAAATGGCCGAAAACTCCGGAACACTTCTTCTTTCGGTGTCCAACCGGCGCGATTCTATCAGCTCCGTCTCACTCGACGAAGAAATGACCGACATGATCCGCTTCCAGCAGGCTTACAACGCCTCTGCCCGTATGATTACCGTCATGGATGAAGCACTCGATAAAATCATCAACGGAATGGGTACAGTCGGCAGATAA